A region from the Sphingomonas sp. S2-65 genome encodes:
- a CDS encoding ABC transporter permease — protein MWRNYLLTACRQLARSPAYAAISIGGLALGLAGCLLILGYVRFERTYDAWLPESGRVYQVQSTIHPPGQPPVYTQTSPFPLYERLPAGFPQVESITSVALGKTVTQRDGKPLFVDSATVDAGFFQVFALPFAQGSAARALPDLNSVVLTESEAIRQFGTADALGKLISLGAGPGKRDYRVTGVLRDLPANTNLKLNLLFRRDLGDAAFPPEMRGWGNVNQQHWVKLRRGDDASAVNAGLPRWEARAIPPERIDGKLATMSDLFDFHLASIRDVHLGAVREGGWVPGGDRRALATFAVVALLTLGMAVMNFVNLSTARAVQRAREVALRKVLGASRGQLILQFLCESALMSAAAMLIALAMVELATPWIGGLLGVGLRFVYLGEGGMLIPATALFGFTALAGGLYPAFYLSRFKPGQVLRGSWASAETPGSGRIRTALIVLQFAIAIGLIASTSIIYAQTRFVETVDAGYRRDGLVQIANAWRFTQGSEYDAARAAMLAIPGVTAVGRARTALASPEKIIRLVRAPGATDYLSMTLYNVDADFLQTMGVGIAAGRPLGDGFAADRVTTADPKQLAARGLNVMINRAAATRFGFKAPQAAVGQVIQAAITGLDVVPATIVGVVGDTRFGTARDPVDPIVYIYAPEQTNQVLVRYVAARPGAVMAALGKVWARFEPELPFEARFAEDIVRETYAAERARGMLFAGFAVLAVIIACLGLYSLASFATERRTKEIGIRKVLGARVHHIVRLLAWQFSKPVVLANLLAWPVAWWAMRGWLNGFDLRIGLGPAPFLAAGLLALAVALATVAGQSIRVARTKPIHALRYE, from the coding sequence ATGTGGCGCAACTATCTTCTGACCGCGTGCCGGCAGCTGGCGCGGAGCCCGGCTTACGCCGCGATCAGCATCGGCGGGCTGGCGCTCGGGCTGGCGGGATGCCTGCTGATCCTGGGCTATGTCCGGTTCGAACGCACCTATGACGCGTGGCTTCCCGAAAGCGGCCGGGTCTATCAGGTCCAATCCACGATCCACCCGCCCGGACAACCGCCGGTCTACACGCAGACGAGCCCCTTCCCGCTCTACGAGCGGCTGCCGGCGGGTTTCCCGCAGGTGGAATCGATCACGTCGGTCGCGCTGGGCAAGACGGTGACGCAGCGTGACGGCAAGCCTCTGTTCGTGGACTCCGCCACGGTCGATGCCGGCTTCTTCCAGGTTTTCGCGCTGCCGTTCGCGCAAGGATCGGCGGCGCGGGCGCTGCCCGACCTCAACTCGGTCGTGCTGACGGAGAGCGAGGCGATCCGCCAGTTCGGCACTGCCGATGCGCTGGGCAAGCTGATCAGCCTGGGCGCCGGCCCCGGCAAACGCGACTATCGCGTCACCGGCGTGCTGCGCGATCTTCCCGCCAACACCAATTTGAAGCTCAACCTCCTCTTCCGCCGCGATCTGGGCGACGCAGCCTTTCCGCCCGAGATGCGCGGCTGGGGCAATGTGAACCAGCAGCATTGGGTCAAGCTGCGCCGCGGCGACGACGCGTCGGCCGTGAATGCCGGCCTGCCCCGCTGGGAAGCGCGCGCGATCCCGCCGGAGAGGATCGACGGCAAACTCGCGACGATGTCCGACCTGTTCGACTTCCACCTGGCGTCGATCCGCGATGTCCATCTCGGCGCGGTGCGTGAGGGCGGATGGGTGCCGGGCGGCGATCGGCGCGCGCTCGCGACCTTCGCCGTCGTCGCGCTGCTGACGCTCGGCATGGCGGTGATGAACTTCGTCAACCTGTCCACGGCGCGCGCTGTGCAGCGGGCCCGCGAAGTGGCGCTTCGCAAGGTGCTTGGCGCGTCGCGCGGCCAGTTGATCCTCCAGTTCCTGTGCGAAAGCGCGCTGATGTCGGCCGCGGCGATGCTGATCGCCTTGGCGATGGTCGAGCTGGCGACGCCGTGGATCGGCGGGCTGCTCGGCGTCGGCCTGCGCTTCGTCTATCTCGGCGAAGGCGGCATGCTGATCCCGGCGACGGCGCTGTTCGGCTTCACGGCGCTCGCGGGCGGCCTGTACCCCGCCTTCTACCTCAGCCGGTTCAAGCCGGGGCAAGTGCTGCGCGGCAGCTGGGCGTCGGCCGAGACGCCCGGCAGCGGGCGCATCCGAACGGCGCTGATCGTGCTTCAGTTCGCCATCGCCATCGGATTGATTGCGAGCACGTCAATCATCTACGCGCAGACTCGCTTCGTCGAGACCGTCGACGCCGGGTACCGCCGCGACGGACTGGTGCAGATCGCCAACGCCTGGCGCTTCACGCAGGGCAGCGAATATGACGCCGCGCGCGCAGCGATGCTTGCGATCCCCGGCGTCACCGCGGTGGGACGCGCGCGGACGGCGCTAGCCTCGCCGGAGAAGATAATCCGGCTGGTGCGCGCGCCCGGCGCCACCGACTACCTGTCGATGACGCTGTACAATGTCGATGCCGACTTCCTCCAGACGATGGGCGTCGGCATCGCGGCGGGTCGCCCCCTCGGCGACGGCTTCGCGGCCGACCGAGTCACGACGGCGGATCCGAAGCAACTCGCCGCGCGCGGGCTCAACGTGATGATCAACCGCGCCGCCGCCACCCGCTTCGGGTTCAAGGCGCCACAGGCAGCGGTCGGGCAAGTGATCCAGGCAGCGATCACCGGGCTGGACGTCGTTCCCGCGACGATCGTCGGCGTGGTCGGCGACACGCGCTTCGGCACGGCACGCGATCCTGTCGATCCGATCGTCTATATCTATGCGCCCGAACAGACCAATCAGGTGCTCGTGCGCTATGTCGCCGCGCGGCCCGGCGCGGTGATGGCGGCGCTCGGGAAGGTCTGGGCTCGCTTCGAGCCCGAACTGCCGTTCGAGGCGCGCTTCGCCGAAGACATCGTTCGCGAAACCTACGCGGCCGAACGGGCGCGCGGGATGCTGTTCGCCGGGTTCGCGGTACTGGCGGTCATCATCGCCTGCCTTGGCCTCTACAGCCTGGCCTCTTTCGCCACCGAGCGGCGCACCAAGGAGATCGGCATCCGCAAGGTGTTGGGCGCCAGGGTGCACCACATCGTCCGCCTGCTCGCGTGGCAGTTCTCCAAGCCGGTGGTGCTGGCCAACCTTCTCGCCTGGCCTGTCGCCTGGTGGGCGATGCGCGGCTGGCTCAACGGTTTCGACCTGCGAATCGGCCTAGGCCCTGCGCCCTTCCTTGCGGCCGGTCTGCTGGCGCTGGCGGTCGCGCTGGCGACCGTCGCCGGCCAGTCCATCCGCGTCGCCCGCACCAAGCCCATCCACGCGCTTCGCTACGAATAG
- a CDS encoding ABC transporter ATP-binding protein produces the protein MLKMRELSKVYRTDTVQTTALDAIDLDIAEGEFVAIMGPSGCGKSTLLNMIGMLDSPSSGSYDFNGKEVAGLSEGKLAEVRKENIGFIFQSFNLVDELSVRDNVELALLYHKVPPAERRARVDAVMDRVGIAHRAKHRPSQLSGGQQQRVAVARALVASPKLILADEPTGNLDTQHGEEVMRMLQTLNAEGSTIVMVTHSPAHADYAGRIVSMVDGRILQERRRAA, from the coding sequence ATGCTGAAGATGCGCGAACTTTCCAAGGTGTACCGTACCGATACGGTGCAGACGACCGCGCTCGATGCGATCGACCTCGACATCGCCGAGGGCGAGTTCGTGGCGATCATGGGTCCCTCGGGGTGCGGCAAATCGACGCTGCTCAACATGATCGGCATGCTCGATAGCCCGTCGAGCGGGTCGTACGACTTCAACGGCAAGGAAGTGGCCGGGCTGTCCGAAGGCAAGCTGGCCGAGGTCCGCAAGGAGAATATCGGCTTCATCTTCCAGAGCTTCAACCTGGTCGACGAACTCAGCGTGCGCGACAATGTCGAGCTGGCGCTGCTGTACCACAAGGTGCCTCCTGCCGAGCGCCGCGCGCGGGTCGACGCGGTGATGGACCGGGTTGGCATCGCCCACCGCGCCAAGCACCGGCCGAGCCAGTTGTCGGGCGGGCAGCAGCAGCGCGTGGCGGTGGCGCGCGCGCTGGTCGCCAGCCCCAAGCTGATCCTCGCCGACGAGCCCACCGGCAACCTCGACACCCAGCATGGCGAGGAAGTGATGCGCATGCTCCAGACGCTCAACGCGGAAGGATCGACCATCGTCATGGTCACGCACTCGCCCGCGCACGCCGATTATGCGGGCCGGATCGTCAGCATGGTCGATGGCCGCATCCTGCAGGAGCGCCGCCGCGCGGCATGA
- a CDS encoding efflux RND transporter periplasmic adaptor subunit: MDQTSTGDRPVTGKGMDAAVPSNRWPLWVKAGIAGAALLIAAALFWWFAPANDSQTVDAQHVTVSTVTRGTFDDFIPLRARVTPLLTVYIDAVEGGRVEKMLVEDGANVAKDQPIALLSNAELQLSTLARQTEVEQQINNMRSQELALAQTRLTNERAVLEADLALDKARRQYERERPLATRGFVTAKQFDDTAADYRYQQRRLAALKRSQATDARLQTSQLSQQQAAAQSMQSGLSIARANLDALQLRAPVTGQLSGFSVQVGQSLQRGERVGQIDSPGRNKLIAGVDEYYLGRVQLGQTAAIDWAGKRYQARVAKIYPQVQNGQFQLDLQFLGAEPGQLQRGQTMQARLTLGDPAPALLVPNGAFYNETGGSWIFVVAPDGRSAVKRPVRLGRRNADFIEVLEGLDRGEKVLTSPYTGYADKARLDLTR, from the coding sequence ATGGATCAGACAAGCACCGGCGACCGCCCGGTGACCGGCAAGGGCATGGATGCGGCTGTGCCCTCGAACCGCTGGCCGCTTTGGGTCAAGGCGGGGATCGCCGGCGCGGCGCTGCTGATCGCGGCGGCGCTGTTCTGGTGGTTCGCACCGGCGAACGACAGCCAGACCGTGGATGCCCAGCATGTCACGGTGTCCACCGTCACGCGCGGCACCTTCGACGACTTCATTCCATTGCGCGCGCGGGTGACGCCATTGCTCACCGTCTATATCGACGCGGTCGAAGGCGGCCGGGTCGAAAAGATGCTGGTCGAGGATGGCGCCAACGTGGCCAAGGACCAGCCGATCGCGCTGCTGTCCAACGCCGAGCTCCAGCTTTCGACTCTGGCTCGCCAGACCGAGGTCGAGCAGCAGATCAACAACATGCGCAGCCAGGAACTGGCGCTGGCTCAGACGCGCCTGACCAACGAACGCGCGGTACTCGAGGCCGATCTCGCGCTGGACAAGGCGCGCCGCCAATATGAGCGCGAGCGCCCGCTCGCCACGCGCGGCTTCGTCACTGCCAAGCAGTTCGACGACACGGCTGCCGACTATCGCTACCAGCAGCGCCGGCTCGCCGCGCTCAAGCGCAGCCAGGCGACCGATGCCCGCCTTCAGACCAGCCAGCTTTCGCAGCAACAGGCGGCGGCACAGTCGATGCAGTCGGGCCTCTCGATCGCGCGCGCCAACCTCGACGCGCTTCAGCTGCGTGCGCCCGTCACGGGGCAGCTCTCCGGCTTCTCGGTACAGGTCGGCCAGTCGCTTCAGCGCGGCGAGCGCGTCGGGCAGATCGACAGCCCGGGCCGCAACAAGCTGATCGCCGGCGTCGACGAATATTATCTCGGGCGGGTCCAGCTTGGCCAGACCGCGGCGATCGACTGGGCGGGCAAGCGCTACCAGGCGCGCGTCGCCAAGATCTATCCCCAGGTCCAGAATGGCCAGTTCCAGCTCGACCTGCAATTTCTCGGCGCCGAGCCGGGACAGCTCCAGCGTGGTCAGACGATGCAGGCGCGCTTGACGCTCGGCGACCCGGCGCCTGCGCTGCTCGTGCCGAACGGCGCCTTCTACAACGAGACCGGCGGCAGCTGGATCTTCGTGGTGGCACCGGACGGCCGCTCCGCCGTGAAGCGCCCGGTGCGGCTGGGCCGCCGCAACGCCGATTTCATCGAAGTGCTCGAAGGGCTCGATCGCGGCGAGAAGGTGCTGACCTCGCCTTACACCGGCTACGCCGACAAGGCGCGCCTGGATCTGACCCGATGA
- a CDS encoding sigma-54-dependent transcriptional regulator, translating to MASKPEYGFCVVIDDDEDILVASQLLLRRLFAEVATARTPDEALPLIRAHMPDVVLLDANFARGATDAAEGLAWLDRLLATDPEMVVVMITAHAGIQVAVAAMKRGATDFVSKPWSNDRLLATVRTAAALRRSRVAAGRGGASPPAAGPASSTLLGQSPAMARVHSLIARAGPTDANVLVLGENGTGKELVARELHRQSLRADKVMLTVDLGAVSEELIDSELFGHVKGAFTDARADRVGRIQAADGGTLFLDEIGNLPLRLQPKLLTALEQRQVTPVGANKPVPVDIRVIAATNLPPEKLRSEAHFRQDLLFRLNTIEIDLPPLRSRPEDLPELIGHYLDHYAKRYGRAVPKLSAAAERALLTHDWPGNVRALRHALERAVILAREDHPLEPEDFALVAAVPRVSAPVSAPPPDDLNLDRVERRLVEEALRKHGYNISLAAAELGLSRAALYRRMEKHGL from the coding sequence ATGGCGAGCAAGCCGGAATACGGGTTTTGCGTGGTAATCGACGACGACGAGGACATCCTCGTGGCGTCGCAATTGCTGTTGCGGCGGCTGTTCGCGGAGGTTGCGACCGCACGGACACCGGATGAGGCATTGCCGTTGATCCGCGCGCATATGCCCGACGTGGTGCTGCTGGACGCCAATTTCGCGCGGGGAGCGACCGACGCGGCGGAGGGGCTCGCCTGGCTCGACAGGCTGCTCGCCACCGACCCCGAAATGGTGGTGGTGATGATCACCGCCCATGCCGGCATCCAGGTGGCAGTCGCCGCGATGAAGCGGGGCGCGACCGATTTCGTGTCCAAGCCCTGGTCGAACGACAGGTTGCTGGCGACGGTGCGCACCGCCGCGGCGCTGCGCCGCTCGCGGGTCGCCGCCGGACGGGGTGGTGCATCGCCCCCGGCCGCCGGGCCGGCGAGTTCCACGCTGCTAGGCCAGTCGCCGGCGATGGCGCGGGTGCACTCGCTGATCGCGCGTGCGGGTCCGACCGACGCCAATGTGCTGGTGCTGGGGGAGAATGGAACCGGGAAGGAGCTGGTCGCCCGCGAGCTTCACCGCCAGTCGCTGCGCGCGGACAAGGTGATGCTGACCGTCGACCTCGGCGCGGTGTCCGAGGAACTGATCGATTCCGAACTGTTCGGGCATGTGAAGGGCGCGTTCACCGACGCCCGCGCCGATCGGGTCGGGCGTATCCAGGCCGCGGACGGCGGCACGCTGTTCCTGGACGAAATCGGCAACCTGCCGCTGCGGCTGCAACCCAAGCTGCTGACCGCGCTGGAGCAGCGCCAGGTCACGCCGGTCGGCGCGAACAAGCCGGTGCCGGTGGACATCCGCGTGATAGCCGCCACCAACCTGCCGCCCGAGAAGCTGCGCAGCGAAGCGCATTTCAGGCAGGACCTGCTGTTCCGGCTGAACACGATCGAGATCGACCTGCCGCCGCTGCGGAGCCGGCCCGAAGATCTGCCCGAGCTGATCGGCCACTATCTCGACCATTATGCCAAGCGGTACGGGCGCGCGGTGCCGAAGCTAAGCGCGGCGGCGGAGCGCGCGCTGCTCACGCATGACTGGCCCGGCAATGTCCGCGCGCTGCGCCATGCGCTGGAACGCGCCGTGATCCTGGCGCGGGAGGACCATCCGCTGGAGCCGGAGGATTTCGCGCTGGTCGCGGCGGTGCCACGGGTTTCCGCGCCGGTGAGCGCACCGCCTCCCGATGACCTCAATCTGGACCGGGTCGAGCGCAGGCTGGTCGAGGAAGCGCTGCGAAAGCACGGCTACAACATCTCGCTCGCCGCCGCCGAACTCGGGCTGTCGCGGGCGGCGCTTTACCGCCGGATGGAAAAGCATGGGCTTTGA
- a CDS encoding sensor histidine kinase — protein MGFDRRFTAGLIGWIVALGVAVLALGAALLTPGLGAARVVALGLAAGAFAGLWRHVTRTNRAVARFVEALRFNDISLRFDAASGAGFGQLSGALNDAMARFGSEQNRLTGELRYVEALVDDMPVAVLTIDARGQVTLANKAARRLFAAGGTTADSFAAYGATFAKRLASESNQDELMINVIDGRPQRVLVRSTSLDRLGHRTRVVTVQPLGGTLDTVEMAAQTDLVRVLTHEILNSLTPVTSLAATADELLAGADLNDPRIGDARLAVATLARRAAGLGNFIEAYRAVARTPEIKRVSFAAHAWAGELARLFAAQSPDIPLLVDVPESLVLEGDPDLLAQVLINLLRNGAQAVRDADRAPCLVLRILDDRHGTAIEVEDNGPGIPESLRQDIFLPFFTTRTTGTGVGLNLARQIVVAHGGTIDVTDAPGGGALFRILL, from the coding sequence ATGGGCTTTGACCGGCGCTTCACCGCCGGGCTGATCGGCTGGATCGTCGCGCTCGGCGTGGCGGTGCTCGCGCTGGGGGCCGCGCTTCTGACTCCAGGGCTGGGAGCGGCGCGTGTCGTCGCGCTGGGGCTCGCCGCCGGAGCCTTTGCCGGGCTGTGGCGGCACGTGACGCGCACCAACCGTGCCGTAGCCCGCTTCGTCGAGGCACTGCGCTTCAACGACATCTCGCTGCGGTTCGATGCGGCGTCGGGCGCAGGCTTTGGCCAATTGTCCGGCGCGCTCAACGACGCGATGGCGCGGTTCGGTTCCGAGCAGAACCGGCTTACCGGCGAACTGCGCTATGTCGAAGCGCTGGTCGACGACATGCCCGTCGCCGTGCTGACGATCGACGCGCGCGGGCAGGTCACCCTGGCCAACAAGGCGGCGCGGCGGCTGTTCGCGGCGGGCGGTACCACCGCGGACAGCTTCGCCGCCTATGGCGCCACCTTTGCCAAGCGGCTGGCCAGCGAGTCCAACCAGGACGAACTGATGATCAACGTGATCGACGGACGTCCGCAGCGGGTGCTGGTACGCTCCACGTCGCTGGATCGGCTGGGCCATCGCACCCGCGTGGTCACGGTGCAGCCGCTCGGCGGGACGCTCGACACTGTCGAGATGGCGGCGCAGACCGACCTTGTGCGAGTGCTCACGCACGAGATTTTGAACTCGCTCACCCCGGTGACGTCGCTCGCGGCGACTGCGGACGAATTGTTGGCCGGTGCCGACCTGAACGACCCGCGGATCGGCGATGCGCGCCTGGCGGTGGCCACGCTGGCACGCCGCGCGGCTGGGCTCGGCAACTTCATCGAGGCATATCGCGCAGTGGCGCGGACGCCGGAGATCAAGCGGGTTTCGTTTGCCGCCCATGCCTGGGCCGGCGAACTCGCCCGCTTGTTCGCGGCGCAATCCCCCGACATCCCGCTATTGGTGGACGTGCCCGAATCGCTGGTGCTGGAGGGCGATCCGGATCTGTTGGCGCAGGTGCTGATCAACCTGTTGCGCAACGGTGCCCAGGCGGTGCGGGATGCCGATAGGGCGCCGTGCCTCGTGCTTCGCATCCTGGACGACCGGCACGGCACTGCGATCGAAGTCGAGGACAATGGCCCGGGCATTCCGGAGAGCCTGCGCCAGGACATATTCCTGCCCTTCTTCACCACGCGGACGACCGGAACCGGGGTTGGGCTCAACTTGGCGCGGCAGATCGTCGTCGCCCATGGCGGGACGATCGACGTCACCGATGCGCCCGGAGGCGGTGCGCTGTTTCGAATACTGCTCTAG
- a CDS encoding TonB-dependent receptor has translation MTSRILRPFAGASAIALTFALAAPATAQDTGNTPATAQSVADAVDGELVVTGTRPIAEAEATALRVQQNSDSLVAVAAADGVGRLPDQNIAQAASRLPGVAVERDQGQARYISLRGAPNYWTTLSFDGINVVSPEGRDARFDSIPSAIASQIIVSKAVTPEMPGETVAGNVNVITRSAFDYAGLRIATKLGAGIAELGDRKQYEASAVVSDRFAVGGGEVGVLVSGSFYERAMITDNFENDYERVAQDQRPGGQTRFWVHETENKLYRLTRRNWSASGRLDWHPDSDNQISLRSIYTTFSDDEARDNFRFDLDDRQGDLVANPAACATAVNPTPATSGYADVCVGNTPQVGTIYGIDIRQRSTLRAFRQSIFTNTLAGDHDFAEGWHLAWLGNYTLSTDDRSVVGEASWDSPSTRTLRPTVAYDFSDPNHARLRLFRTNQLSGPTRFQAGAETRDINAFARAPSSFTVLDAVDKTKAYTGKIVLSNETQLLGGEAILKAGFQFDQRTKVADEAQIALSTAAQFATIGLPQSYAQFQTDEPFQGKIPLGYDFGYFDTGKMRQVSDAARDNFAFVPNTANNYDVRERVYAGFVMGTLNYDWGSILGGVRVEHITNRGIADATIGATTGRVTAESSQTLAFPSLHLNFDLDDTKKLRLSFNSGAARADYDQLRPNVVVNDSNQSISGGNPAVKPERAYGIDSYFEWYLRPQGYLMIGAFYKEVKDVLYRQTRTFGSSALDSNGIDRSSYVYSGITNGGDGRVFGMEAAAQLQLEPWVDGWLGGFGISANVTLNDSEITKPGIGTVPARKVRLPGTSDLVYNIGGYYEKYGLSLRVQYQRRSTWLDGIADDLTDAGDTYWAADDEMDISARYAISPTVEIFADAQNVLNQPGRRYAEPGNLLSATGTPTARIDSQTIEWERFGRRYSAGFRVTF, from the coding sequence ATGACGAGCCGTATTCTTCGTCCGTTCGCGGGCGCGAGCGCGATTGCGCTGACGTTTGCGCTTGCCGCGCCAGCCACGGCTCAGGACACCGGCAACACGCCCGCCACGGCGCAGAGCGTCGCGGACGCGGTGGATGGTGAGCTCGTGGTGACCGGCACGCGTCCGATCGCCGAGGCCGAAGCGACCGCGCTGCGGGTGCAGCAGAATTCGGATTCGCTGGTCGCGGTGGCCGCGGCGGACGGCGTCGGGCGCCTGCCCGATCAGAACATCGCCCAGGCGGCCAGCCGCCTGCCCGGCGTTGCGGTCGAGCGCGACCAGGGGCAGGCCCGCTACATCTCGCTGCGCGGCGCGCCCAATTACTGGACCACGCTGTCGTTCGACGGGATCAACGTGGTGAGCCCGGAAGGCCGCGACGCGCGGTTCGATTCGATCCCCTCGGCGATCGCGTCGCAGATCATCGTATCCAAGGCAGTCACGCCGGAGATGCCGGGCGAGACCGTGGCGGGCAACGTCAACGTCATCACCCGGTCCGCCTTCGACTATGCCGGGCTGCGCATCGCGACCAAGCTGGGCGCGGGCATCGCCGAACTGGGCGACCGCAAGCAATATGAAGCGTCCGCGGTGGTCTCCGACCGGTTCGCGGTCGGCGGCGGCGAAGTGGGTGTGCTGGTGTCGGGCAGCTTCTACGAGCGCGCGATGATCACCGACAATTTCGAGAACGACTATGAGCGCGTGGCGCAGGACCAGCGCCCCGGCGGCCAGACTCGCTTCTGGGTACATGAGACCGAAAACAAGCTGTACCGCCTGACCCGCCGCAACTGGTCGGCCTCGGGCCGGCTGGATTGGCACCCGGATTCGGACAACCAGATCTCGCTGCGGTCGATCTACACGACTTTCTCCGATGACGAGGCGCGCGACAATTTCCGGTTCGACCTGGACGACCGCCAGGGCGATCTGGTCGCCAACCCCGCCGCCTGCGCCACGGCGGTGAACCCGACCCCGGCCACCAGCGGCTATGCCGATGTCTGTGTCGGCAACACGCCGCAGGTCGGCACGATCTATGGCATCGACATCCGCCAGCGCTCCACGCTACGGGCGTTCCGCCAATCGATCTTCACCAACACGCTGGCGGGCGATCATGATTTCGCCGAGGGCTGGCATCTCGCCTGGCTGGGCAATTACACGCTGTCGACCGACGACCGCTCGGTGGTCGGCGAAGCATCGTGGGACAGCCCGAGCACGCGCACGCTGCGCCCGACGGTCGCCTATGACTTCAGCGATCCCAATCACGCGCGGCTGCGGCTGTTCCGCACCAACCAGTTGAGCGGCCCCACGCGCTTCCAGGCCGGCGCCGAGACGCGCGACATCAACGCGTTCGCACGCGCGCCGTCTTCGTTCACCGTGCTCGACGCGGTCGACAAGACCAAGGCCTATACCGGCAAGATCGTGCTATCGAACGAGACCCAGCTGCTGGGCGGCGAAGCGATCCTGAAGGCGGGCTTCCAGTTCGACCAGCGCACCAAGGTGGCCGACGAGGCGCAGATCGCGCTCAGCACCGCGGCGCAATTCGCCACGATCGGCCTGCCGCAAAGCTATGCGCAGTTTCAGACCGACGAACCATTCCAGGGCAAGATCCCGCTGGGCTATGACTTCGGCTATTTCGACACCGGCAAGATGCGCCAGGTGTCCGACGCCGCGCGCGACAATTTCGCGTTCGTCCCCAACACCGCGAACAATTACGATGTGCGCGAGCGGGTCTATGCCGGGTTCGTGATGGGCACGCTCAATTACGACTGGGGTTCGATCCTGGGCGGCGTCCGCGTCGAGCACATCACCAACCGCGGCATCGCCGACGCGACCATCGGCGCGACCACCGGGCGAGTGACGGCGGAGTCGAGCCAGACGCTCGCTTTCCCCAGCCTCCACCTCAACTTCGACCTGGACGACACCAAGAAGCTGCGCCTGTCGTTCAACTCGGGTGCGGCGCGGGCCGACTATGACCAGCTTCGCCCGAACGTGGTGGTGAACGACAGCAACCAGTCGATCTCCGGCGGCAACCCGGCGGTGAAGCCGGAACGCGCCTACGGCATCGACAGCTATTTCGAATGGTATCTGCGCCCTCAGGGCTATCTGATGATCGGCGCCTTCTACAAGGAAGTGAAGGATGTGCTGTATCGCCAGACGCGCACCTTCGGCTCGAGCGCGCTGGACAGCAACGGCATCGACCGGTCATCCTATGTCTATTCGGGCATCACCAATGGCGGCGATGGCCGCGTGTTCGGCATGGAAGCCGCCGCGCAGCTGCAGCTCGAACCCTGGGTCGATGGCTGGCTGGGCGGCTTCGGCATCTCCGCCAACGTCACGCTGAACGACAGCGAGATCACCAAGCCGGGGATCGGCACCGTTCCGGCGCGCAAGGTGCGGCTGCCCGGCACGTCGGACCTGGTCTATAATATCGGCGGCTATTACGAGAAATACGGGCTGTCGCTGCGGGTGCAGTATCAGCGCCGCAGCACCTGGCTGGACGGCATCGCCGACGATCTGACGGATGCCGGCGATACCTATTGGGCGGCGGACGATGAGATGGACATTTCGGCGCGCTATGCGATCTCGCCGACCGTGGAGATCTTCGCCGATGCCCAGAACGTGCTCAACCAGCCGGGCCGCCGCTATGCCGAGCCGGGCAACCTGCTGAGCGCTACCGGCACCCCGACGGCGCGCATCGACAGCCAGACGATCGAGTGGGAGCGCTTCGGCCGCCGCTACTCGGCCGGCTTCCGCGTGACCTTCTGA